A portion of the Sulfurospirillum diekertiae genome contains these proteins:
- the selD gene encoding selenide, water dikinase SelD — translation MNNEAKLTKYVKAAGCAAKLGPGDLTEALGGLSCTHENVLVGMDTSDDASVYYLDEERALVQTVDIITPVVDDPYVYGQIAAANSLSDVFAMGGEVATAMNIVGFDGCHQPRSILKEILEGGQSKVVECGGIIIGGHTIEAPEMTYGMSVTGFVHPKKIYRNNTPRIGDMLILTKPLGMGILTTAIKADMLEKSVVEKVASILSTLNHKASRIMRQYDVSACTDVTGFGLFGHGYEMSFNRVTIAFEMKNIPILDEARALADMGIIPAGAYTNKSYLSSKVHAKVPHKDEIILYDAQTSGGLLMAVSQNDAPKLLKHLQDEGLTYSAIIAEILPLGEKPLLYM, via the coding sequence TCCGGGAGACCTCACAGAAGCGTTGGGAGGGCTTTCCTGCACGCATGAGAATGTTTTGGTCGGAATGGATACCAGCGACGATGCGAGTGTTTATTATCTCGATGAAGAACGCGCACTCGTGCAAACCGTCGACATTATCACGCCTGTGGTGGATGACCCTTATGTGTACGGACAGATTGCAGCGGCAAATTCTTTGAGCGATGTTTTTGCCATGGGTGGCGAAGTGGCTACGGCGATGAACATTGTCGGATTTGATGGGTGTCATCAACCCCGCTCGATCTTAAAAGAGATTTTAGAAGGCGGGCAGAGTAAAGTTGTCGAGTGTGGCGGCATCATCATCGGCGGACATACCATCGAAGCGCCTGAAATGACCTATGGTATGAGCGTGACGGGTTTTGTGCATCCAAAGAAAATTTACCGCAACAATACACCACGCATTGGGGACATGCTGATTTTGACCAAACCTTTGGGGATGGGCATCTTAACAACGGCGATTAAAGCGGATATGCTAGAAAAGAGTGTTGTTGAAAAGGTCGCTTCCATCTTATCAACGCTCAACCATAAAGCTTCACGCATTATGCGCCAATACGATGTGAGTGCCTGTACCGATGTGACGGGATTTGGACTTTTTGGGCATGGGTATGAGATGAGTTTTAACCGTGTTACCATCGCGTTTGAGATGAAAAATATTCCGATTTTAGATGAAGCCAGAGCACTTGCTGATATGGGGATTATTCCTGCAGGTGCATATACGAACAAGAGTTATTTAAGCTCTAAAGTTCACGCCAAAGTACCGCATAAAGATGAGATTATTTTATACGATGCGCAAACCTCAGGTGGACTTTTGATGGCAGTGTCTCAAAACGATGCCCCAAAACTTCTGAAACATCTTCAGGATGAAGGGTTAACGTACAGCGCTATTATCGCGGAAATTTTGCCTTTGGGTGAAAAACCACTGCTTTACATGTAA